From a region of the Candidatus Brocadia sp. genome:
- a CDS encoding chromate resistance protein — MGNTWILFIHQIAQDAPTLRVKVWRNLKKYGAVLFKNAVYVIPHTKQHEEMLQWLCKQIRDEGSDASLFITKSMNKTQDEEMIQCFREVCNKEYRALITACDDMAKKAEQMEETGSITDSAISELKKGVNEILKNTEETARTDFFHAPQKERLIKKTEFLEKKLADWQKTSKREVSLIHKAYHRKDFFGRKWVTRKDVFIDRMASAWLIRKFIDPKARFIFLSDDKIVKDAIPFDMYGSAFTHQGEDCTFETLIKAFGLKDPALQPIAEIVHDIDLEDDKYGRKETEGIEHIIRGLKQQQKDDKELIEKGSGIFDALYQYFRLFK; from the coding sequence ATGGGAAATACCTGGATACTCTTTATCCATCAGATCGCACAGGATGCACCGACCCTTCGGGTAAAGGTTTGGCGGAATTTGAAAAAGTACGGGGCGGTACTTTTCAAAAACGCCGTGTACGTTATTCCCCACACGAAGCAGCATGAAGAGATGCTGCAATGGCTGTGTAAACAAATCAGAGACGAAGGGAGCGATGCCTCTCTCTTCATTACGAAATCGATGAATAAGACCCAGGACGAAGAGATGATACAGTGCTTTCGTGAAGTGTGCAACAAGGAATATCGTGCCTTGATTACCGCATGCGATGACATGGCAAAGAAGGCTGAACAGATGGAGGAGACTGGCAGCATTACAGACAGCGCCATATCTGAATTGAAAAAAGGTGTGAATGAAATCCTCAAAAACACCGAAGAGACAGCGAGAACCGATTTCTTCCATGCGCCACAAAAAGAGAGGCTCATCAAAAAGACAGAATTTCTGGAGAAAAAATTAGCAGACTGGCAGAAGACATCCAAAAGAGAAGTCTCTCTTATTCATAAGGCATATCACCGAAAAGATTTTTTCGGAAGAAAATGGGTTACACGAAAGGACGTCTTCATCGACCGGATGGCATCTGCCTGGCTCATCCGGAAATTTATTGATCCAAAAGCCCGTTTTATTTTTCTATCAGATGATAAAATAGTTAAGGACGCTATCCCTTTTGATATGTACGGCTCAGCATTTACCCATCAAGGGGAAGATTGCACCTTCGAAACCCTCATAAAGGCGTTCGGCTTAAAAGACCCGGCACTACAGCCAATCGCAGAGATTGTTCACGATATTGATTTAGAAGATGATAAATACGGCAGGAAAGAGACAGAAGGGATAGAACACATTATCAGGGGATTAAAGCAGCAACAAAAGGATGATAAGGAATTAATCGAAAAAGGCTCAGGGATATTTGATGCCCTGTATCAGTATTTTAGGCTCTTCAAATGA
- a CDS encoding MFS transporter produces the protein MTKRLLSPFVTLCAVGFFARMSYAMARTPLLPLFALSLGASPKAIGFVVGASTITGIFFKLPAGTLSDIYGRYRMLFLSMLVFAFTPFI, from the coding sequence ATGACAAAAAGATTACTTTCACCTTTTGTTACCCTCTGTGCCGTGGGCTTTTTTGCCCGGATGAGTTATGCCATGGCAAGAACCCCCCTTCTGCCGCTCTTTGCGCTGTCGTTGGGAGCAAGTCCAAAGGCCATCGGGTTTGTCGTTGGCGCTTCGACCATAACCGGCATCTTCTTCAAATTGCCTGCAGGCACCCTTTCTGACATTTACGGCAGATACAGGATGCTCTTTCTCAGCATGCTGGTTTTTGCATTCACCCCTTTTATCTAG
- a CDS encoding ISNCY family transposase, whose protein sequence is MRKRFEQQLKLGIIPISGVKLPIKSRDELPPILRALQHIYVTPELNEEVFRILEAKVTKGKKKTGRYGMDLWHILVLSVVRLGLDADYDRLEDFANHHKLIRQIMGVETAFGEAKVFSMQSIKDNIRLLDEETLRQINEVVISSGHQLVKKKDEGLCIKVDTYVLETNVHFPTDMNLLWDAGRKSLDMIEDAIEEGILAGKGWRKSKYWRRELKKLMRISAKASSSGGKNKEEHVRSYLELSRGLSEKIGASLLAIYEKVLTTNQVDKHAGKIGTLEYFHGMLNKQIDLVERRVIRDEVIPAAEKVHSLFEPHTEWLYKGKSNKRVELGHNILVASDQWGFIVDHVVGEKQADVSLVIPLADRLLSRYGEGTIKSISFDKGFYKKENKELLSLYIPEVILPKKGKKNKAEQEEESGKTFKKLRHKHSAVESDINRLEHHGLDRCPDKGLHAFKRYCAMGVLAANLHKLGNVLQEKARKQCEKLRKAA, encoded by the coding sequence ATGAGAAAGAGATTTGAGCAGCAATTGAAGCTTGGCATCATACCCATTTCAGGGGTAAAACTGCCAATAAAGAGTCGAGATGAGCTACCACCGATACTGAGGGCGTTGCAACATATCTATGTTACACCGGAGTTGAACGAGGAGGTATTCCGGATATTAGAGGCGAAGGTAACGAAGGGGAAGAAAAAGACGGGAAGATATGGGATGGATTTATGGCATATTTTGGTGTTGTCGGTGGTAAGATTAGGGTTAGATGCCGATTATGACAGGTTGGAGGATTTTGCCAACCATCACAAACTTATCAGGCAGATAATGGGGGTTGAGACGGCATTTGGAGAGGCGAAGGTTTTTTCGATGCAGAGCATCAAGGACAATATAAGATTGTTGGATGAGGAGACCCTCAGGCAGATAAATGAAGTGGTGATATCATCGGGGCATCAGTTGGTTAAAAAAAAGGACGAAGGACTGTGTATTAAGGTGGATACGTATGTGTTAGAGACGAATGTACACTTTCCGACCGATATGAATTTATTGTGGGATGCGGGACGCAAGAGTCTGGACATGATAGAGGATGCAATAGAGGAAGGCATCCTGGCGGGGAAAGGATGGCGCAAGAGCAAATATTGGAGGAGAGAGTTAAAAAAGCTGATGAGGATAAGCGCAAAGGCGTCAAGCAGCGGGGGGAAAAACAAGGAAGAGCATGTGAGGAGTTACTTGGAATTATCGAGGGGTTTGAGTGAAAAGATAGGAGCGAGTCTGTTAGCCATCTACGAAAAGGTGCTAACGACGAACCAGGTAGACAAGCATGCAGGGAAAATAGGGACACTGGAGTATTTTCACGGGATGTTGAATAAACAGATAGACCTGGTGGAGAGAAGGGTGATCCGGGATGAGGTAATACCGGCGGCAGAAAAGGTTCATTCGTTGTTTGAGCCGCATACGGAGTGGCTGTACAAAGGCAAGTCAAACAAAAGGGTAGAGTTGGGACATAATATTCTGGTAGCAAGCGATCAGTGGGGTTTCATCGTGGACCATGTGGTAGGAGAAAAACAGGCGGATGTATCGTTGGTAATTCCATTGGCAGATAGGTTGTTGAGCCGTTACGGAGAAGGCACAATAAAGAGTATAAGTTTTGATAAAGGTTTTTACAAGAAAGAGAATAAAGAGTTGCTGAGTTTGTATATACCAGAGGTAATCCTTCCCAAGAAGGGCAAGAAGAATAAGGCGGAACAGGAAGAGGAATCGGGTAAGACATTTAAGAAGCTAAGGCACAAGCACTCGGCGGTAGAATCGGATATCAATCGTTTGGAGCATCACGGCTTGGATAGGTGTCCGGACAAAGGGCTGCATGCCTTTAAAAGATATTGTGCAATGGGCGTGTTAGCTGCGAATTTGCACAAGCTGGGAAACGTGCTGCAGGAGAAGGCACGGAAGCAGTGCGAAAAGTTGCGAAAAGCCGCCTAA
- a CDS encoding MFS transporter, with the protein MYAVTVAGLTAFHAGILWGAQVVTTILAKPVMGKISDRCGRKPIIFFGMWICAVPFASIPFTQNFYLLLFLASVFGVGEAFVTSSSAAMVAEFCEAQHYGAAMGTFGSIFDIGHASGPILAGLLLAHLSYQYSFLIIAIILIFASFIFMLTVREEKVAVLKQET; encoded by the coding sequence ATCTACGCAGTTACAGTTGCTGGCCTGACCGCATTCCATGCTGGGATCCTCTGGGGGGCACAGGTGGTCACTACCATTCTGGCAAAACCGGTCATGGGAAAAATCTCTGACCGATGTGGCAGAAAACCGATAATCTTTTTTGGAATGTGGATCTGCGCTGTTCCTTTTGCCTCTATTCCGTTTACGCAAAACTTTTACCTCTTGCTTTTTCTCGCCTCCGTCTTTGGCGTCGGTGAGGCATTCGTAACCTCATCTTCCGCAGCAATGGTTGCAGAATTCTGCGAGGCACAGCATTACGGCGCCGCTATGGGCACCTTCGGGAGTATCTTTGATATCGGCCATGCATCCGGTCCTATCCTGGCCGGGTTGCTCCTGGCACACCTGAGTTACCAATACTCATTTCTCATCATTGCCATCATCCTAATTTTCGCTTCATTTATTTTTATGTTAACCGTCCGTGAAGAAAAAGTAGCGGTATTGAAACAGGAGACATAA
- a CDS encoding ethylbenzene dehydrogenase-related protein has protein sequence MKHVFIMMCSLLFCFYSNTVWSGESTPLVWESSHTKTPPTVDGKMEKIWEQAKPFTVVVREAMGGNNPTEVVLRALHTDDTLYVLAQWPDDTKSDMRDPYIWNESKKDYDRPSKPDDQFSLEFPMSGEFNIRMLTLVHEYTADVWHWKAGRGNPVGWVDDKRHIISQKPMKNGVEYLMGGHGTVYIARLMDEGTPSYSLKSKPESFEDTIVDSFEQRQPSGSLADIQGKGIHDGKSWTLEMSRKFNTGHDDDAPIDPAKENICAIAILNDELYWDHSVSSVITLRFVNTAK, from the coding sequence ATGAAACATGTGTTTATCATGATGTGCAGTTTGCTTTTCTGCTTTTATTCAAACACCGTGTGGTCTGGTGAATCAACACCTCTCGTCTGGGAGTCTTCCCATACAAAGACCCCACCGACGGTCGATGGAAAAATGGAAAAAATCTGGGAACAAGCAAAGCCATTTACCGTTGTTGTCAGAGAAGCAATGGGAGGAAACAACCCCACAGAAGTTGTTCTGCGTGCCCTTCATACCGATGATACCTTATATGTCCTGGCACAATGGCCTGACGATACCAAAAGCGACATGCGTGACCCGTATATCTGGAATGAATCAAAAAAGGATTACGATCGCCCGTCGAAGCCGGACGACCAGTTTTCTCTGGAATTTCCCATGTCCGGTGAATTCAACATTCGCATGTTGACCCTTGTTCACGAGTATACTGCAGATGTGTGGCACTGGAAGGCCGGACGCGGTAACCCGGTTGGTTGGGTAGACGATAAACGGCACATCATCAGCCAGAAACCAATGAAAAATGGTGTGGAATACCTCATGGGTGGCCATGGAACAGTATATATTGCGCGCCTGATGGATGAAGGAACTCCATCTTACTCCCTTAAATCTAAACCAGAATCGTTTGAAGATACTATCGTAGATTCCTTTGAACAACGCCAGCCATCAGGCAGTTTGGCTGATATACAAGGCAAGGGAATACATGACGGAAAGAGCTGGACATTAGAGATGTCCCGTAAATTTAATACCGGCCACGACGATGACGCGCCGATTGACCCGGCAAAGGAGAATATCTGTGCTATCGCAATCCTCAACGATGAGCTGTACTGGGATCATTCTGTCTCGTCGGTAATCACACTGCGATTTGTTAATACTGCAAAATAG
- a CDS encoding extracellular solute-binding protein — MKIVLIACLTISMLTKVCFAGNEVIVYTSEDKIFSEPVLQAFGKKTGIKVRAIFDTEETKSTGLINRLIAEKDNPQADVFWSGDPVRPVLLAIKGLTAPYVSRTASDIPKDYRDPEGHWTGFSARARIILYNTNLVNMDERPLSLFDLSKPQWRGQVAIANPLFGTTSIHMAALFITLGDEKAKQFLNDLKANGVKIVSSNGEVKRLVARGEVKVGITDTDDANVAIQEGSPVKVMFPDQTGIGTLIMPNMVCLMKGSPNPENGKKLVDYLLSAEVEKSLAWAACAQMPLRYDVRTPADVLTIDAIKGMDIHYHDIARKLDEIGGFLKQWAGY; from the coding sequence ATGAAGATTGTTCTGATTGCCTGTTTAACTATTAGTATGCTAACAAAGGTGTGTTTTGCAGGAAATGAGGTAATTGTTTATACTTCTGAGGATAAGATCTTTTCCGAACCTGTCCTGCAGGCATTCGGAAAAAAGACGGGAATCAAGGTACGGGCTATTTTTGATACGGAAGAGACCAAGAGCACTGGCCTGATCAATCGCCTGATTGCAGAGAAAGACAACCCACAGGCCGATGTATTCTGGAGTGGCGATCCGGTGCGTCCTGTTTTGCTGGCAATCAAGGGTTTAACGGCACCGTATGTTTCACGTACCGCCTCAGACATTCCAAAAGACTATAGGGATCCGGAGGGGCACTGGACAGGTTTCTCAGCACGGGCACGCATCATACTCTATAATACCAATTTGGTAAATATGGACGAAAGGCCTTTGTCTCTTTTCGACCTTTCCAAACCCCAGTGGAGAGGTCAGGTTGCCATAGCAAATCCATTATTTGGCACCACCTCAATACACATGGCAGCATTATTTATAACTTTAGGAGATGAAAAGGCCAAACAGTTTCTGAATGATTTAAAGGCAAATGGAGTGAAGATCGTTTCCTCAAACGGAGAAGTCAAACGGCTCGTTGCACGGGGTGAAGTAAAGGTGGGAATTACGGACACGGACGATGCAAACGTAGCCATTCAGGAAGGAAGCCCGGTGAAGGTTATGTTTCCTGATCAAACCGGCATAGGCACGCTTATTATGCCCAATATGGTCTGTCTTATGAAAGGCAGTCCGAATCCGGAAAATGGGAAGAAATTGGTCGATTATCTCCTGAGTGCTGAGGTTGAAAAGAGCCTCGCTTGGGCGGCATGCGCCCAAATGCCGCTACGATACGATGTGCGAACACCTGCGGACGTATTAACCATCGATGCGATAAAAGGCATGGATATTCATTATCATGATATCGCACGGAAACTTGACGAGATTGGCGGATTTCTCAAACAGTGGGCAGGATATTAA
- a CDS encoding iron ABC transporter permease, with product MQKTLTLGLFFAIFLCTTFLPIMWMFGNSIFEDGAFSFFYYKSIFLAQEYVKAITNSLILASVTTALSAFLGVSVGFFLARANLPFQNVFKICFLIPFIIPSYITGIAWTNLLGKAGFLNKALSKYTFLSSGSVSDFIYSIYGASFILSITFFPVIMLLTEYALKNINPRLEESSLISGNTFLTLKKITLPLIAPAILSGVMIVFVLSLSEFGVPSFLQVNVLTTQIFTQFSAFYNEKAATALAFPLIAITMMIIMLERVYLQGKSFEILGRTTSNSTISYNLTWLRRTGLVFCTLVLLVFVVNPLSTLILNTKTLSAYYDAFLLARNGITNSIVFGSIGATFLTFMGFFLGYLSEKIRSGQKQSMAAFIWLFFAVPATVSGIGLIKLWNRPGGFFQGIYSSLWIIIIGYVVKFSPLSSRIMANYLKQMPHSMEETGIVMGASWFRVLRKILFPLQKHGLIATWLISFIFCIGELGTTILVYPPGHETIPIALFTVMANSPEDIVSALSVIIVVMTLLPVVFFLAIFKHLVRDPLSSLS from the coding sequence ATGCAGAAAACATTGACACTGGGTTTGTTCTTTGCCATATTTCTCTGCACCACCTTTTTGCCCATCATGTGGATGTTCGGGAACTCGATTTTTGAGGACGGGGCATTTTCATTTTTTTACTACAAGAGTATTTTCTTAGCGCAGGAGTATGTAAAAGCTATCACCAATAGTTTGATCCTTGCTTCGGTCACAACTGCCCTGTCTGCTTTCCTTGGCGTCTCTGTCGGATTTTTTCTGGCCAGGGCAAACCTTCCCTTTCAAAACGTATTTAAAATTTGTTTTCTTATCCCATTTATTATACCATCCTATATTACCGGGATCGCATGGACAAATCTGCTGGGAAAAGCGGGGTTTCTCAACAAGGCTTTGTCAAAATATACGTTCTTGTCGTCCGGATCCGTCTCAGATTTTATCTACAGCATATATGGCGCATCATTCATCCTTTCGATAACCTTTTTTCCCGTTATCATGCTATTGACCGAATATGCCTTAAAAAATATCAATCCGCGACTTGAGGAAAGTAGTTTGATTTCTGGCAATACCTTTCTGACATTAAAAAAGATTACGTTACCATTGATTGCCCCTGCCATCCTCTCCGGTGTGATGATTGTTTTTGTACTGTCACTCTCAGAATTCGGCGTGCCTTCCTTTTTGCAGGTCAATGTCCTTACTACCCAGATATTTACTCAGTTTAGCGCCTTTTATAATGAAAAGGCGGCAACGGCTCTTGCCTTTCCGCTCATAGCAATTACTATGATGATAATTATGCTGGAGCGGGTTTATCTGCAGGGAAAATCTTTTGAGATATTGGGAAGAACCACATCAAATAGTACGATATCATACAACCTAACGTGGCTCAGGAGGACCGGGCTCGTCTTTTGTACCCTGGTTTTACTCGTATTCGTTGTTAACCCCCTGAGCACCCTTATTCTAAACACAAAGACCCTGTCTGCATATTACGATGCCTTTCTTTTGGCCAGGAATGGTATCACGAACAGCATCGTGTTTGGGTCCATTGGGGCAACCTTCTTGACCTTTATGGGATTTTTTCTCGGGTATCTTTCCGAAAAAATCCGATCCGGACAGAAACAGAGCATGGCAGCATTTATCTGGCTCTTTTTTGCCGTGCCTGCAACGGTATCCGGTATCGGGCTCATCAAATTATGGAACAGACCAGGCGGTTTCTTTCAAGGTATTTACAGTTCTCTCTGGATTATAATCATTGGATATGTCGTGAAATTTTCTCCGTTATCCAGCCGCATTATGGCGAATTATCTCAAACAAATGCCACATTCCATGGAAGAGACCGGTATCGTAATGGGCGCTTCGTGGTTTAGGGTTTTAAGAAAGATTTTATTCCCATTGCAGAAGCATGGGCTTATCGCCACATGGTTAATTTCTTTTATATTTTGCATTGGAGAGTTGGGTACAACGATATTAGTTTATCCACCTGGACACGAAACTATTCCAATAGCTTTATTTACCGTTATGGCCAACAGCCCGGAGGACATCGTTTCCGCGCTTTCAGTTATTATTGTGGTTATGACATTACTTCCGGTAGTTTTTTTTCTCGCGATCTTTAAACATCTTGTGAGGGATCCCCTCTCATCGCTATCTTGA
- a CDS encoding ABC transporter ATP-binding protein, with the protein MNALEVKNLTKSFHKKEVVKGVSFQLEKGQILAFLGPSGCGKTTTLRMIAGLETPDNGEIWLEGALANRGRKTMISQKQRNIGMVFQDLALWPHMTVYENIEFGLKASGCIRAERKKRVEAVLGRVNMLQYAREYPGKLSGGQQQSIAIARAIVTEPKLLLMDEPLSNIDRKLRGNIRQEIRRIQQETRIATVYITHDQEDAFLLANNVAVMNAGALEQTGSPEEIYSAPASLFVAGFVGESNIIRIHILGKDRISTPWGEIACSTKNHERGNASLFFRPQHIKIDKSGPYYGVIKNRYFAGEGYKYTLSTSGENITLQDQGIYETGQPIRFSITKMTLLFF; encoded by the coding sequence ATGAATGCCCTGGAAGTAAAAAATTTAACAAAGAGTTTTCATAAAAAAGAGGTTGTAAAAGGTGTTTCGTTTCAACTTGAGAAGGGACAAATCCTGGCCTTCCTGGGCCCTTCCGGTTGCGGAAAGACAACAACCCTAAGAATGATTGCCGGTCTTGAGACCCCGGATAATGGTGAAATTTGGTTAGAGGGGGCGCTTGCAAACCGCGGTCGCAAGACAATGATATCACAAAAACAACGGAACATTGGGATGGTATTTCAGGACCTTGCCCTCTGGCCACACATGACCGTCTATGAGAATATTGAATTCGGATTAAAGGCGTCTGGCTGCATCAGGGCTGAGAGAAAGAAGCGGGTTGAGGCCGTTTTGGGCAGGGTCAACATGCTGCAATATGCCAGGGAATATCCCGGAAAACTCTCGGGAGGGCAGCAGCAGTCGATTGCTATTGCACGGGCAATAGTTACGGAACCCAAGCTGCTCCTGATGGACGAACCCTTATCGAATATCGATAGGAAATTACGTGGGAATATCCGTCAGGAAATCAGACGCATTCAACAAGAGACACGGATTGCAACCGTTTACATAACTCATGACCAGGAAGATGCCTTCCTTTTGGCCAACAATGTGGCAGTGATGAATGCCGGGGCGCTGGAACAAACAGGTAGTCCTGAAGAAATTTACTCTGCCCCCGCATCGCTTTTTGTGGCTGGTTTCGTGGGAGAATCGAATATCATCAGGATACATATTCTTGGTAAGGACAGAATATCAACACCATGGGGTGAAATAGCATGCAGCACTAAAAACCATGAGCGGGGAAACGCATCCCTCTTTTTCAGACCACAGCATATAAAAATAGATAAAAGCGGCCCCTATTACGGGGTAATTAAGAATCGATACTTTGCGGGAGAAGGGTACAAATATACCCTTTCAACCTCGGGTGAAAATATTACGCTACAAGATCAGGGGATTTATGAGACAGGTCAACCGATACGGTTTTCCATTACAAAAATGACGCTTTTGTTTTTCTGA
- a CDS encoding methylated-DNA--[protein]-cysteine S-methyltransferase encodes MEINFSSFSSPIGNVYVAKSAKGICRISFPHDSEEDFLRPFIRDITSRVEKTNGSIKIQRNDLFLKPETDVLKKYFQGKTVSFDFPLDLDQGTPFQQKVWEKLREIPYGECRSYKWVAKEIGQPLATRAVGMANNKNPVPPVIPCHRIIGSDGSLVGYAFGISVKKQLLEMERHTVHNCNILTGSSTLSPPHGASDESGG; translated from the coding sequence TTGGAAATAAATTTTAGCAGTTTTTCTTCTCCGATAGGCAATGTGTACGTCGCAAAGAGTGCAAAAGGAATCTGCCGGATTTCATTCCCACATGATTCGGAAGAAGATTTTCTGCGGCCATTTATAAGAGACATCACATCACGCGTAGAGAAAACCAACGGGAGCATAAAAATTCAGCGGAACGATTTGTTTCTTAAACCAGAAACAGATGTCCTGAAAAAGTATTTTCAGGGCAAAACAGTATCGTTCGATTTTCCTCTGGACTTGGATCAGGGCACGCCGTTTCAACAGAAAGTATGGGAAAAACTCAGGGAAATTCCATATGGAGAATGTCGGTCTTACAAGTGGGTTGCAAAGGAAATCGGACAACCTTTGGCTACGCGGGCAGTGGGTATGGCAAATAATAAAAATCCTGTACCGCCGGTGATCCCTTGTCACAGAATCATCGGTTCTGATGGTTCATTAGTTGGGTATGCCTTTGGAATCTCTGTTAAAAAACAGTTATTGGAAATGGAACGGCACACGGTTCACAATTGTAACATTTTGACAGGAAGCAGCACTCTATCCCCACCACACGGAGCCAGTGATGAATCAGGGGGCTGA
- the bshB1 gene encoding bacillithiol biosynthesis deacetylase BshB1 — MTTILVIAPHPDDAEGGMGGSILKLVSLGYNVHILDLTNGEPTPHGNPEIRQKEWEQSTAMLGVKSRTVLDLPNRYLMDSIEARKKVAAMIRKICPQIIFLPYWVDAHPDHIQATQIGEAARFYAKLTKSDIPGEPCYPTHIFYYLCSHFRLHVTPTFILDISKEFEKKLQIARVYQSQFAYDDDRWKYISRSLIAKNQYYGNLIRVDYGEPFMSREQLGLTDIRDVLSQ, encoded by the coding sequence ATGACAACGATCCTGGTAATTGCGCCTCATCCTGATGATGCAGAAGGTGGTATGGGAGGCAGCATCCTGAAATTAGTCTCCCTTGGGTATAATGTCCACATCCTCGATCTGACAAATGGTGAGCCTACCCCGCACGGTAATCCTGAAATCAGACAAAAAGAATGGGAACAATCAACAGCGATGCTTGGTGTGAAAAGCAGGACGGTGCTTGATTTGCCCAATCGTTATCTCATGGATAGCATTGAGGCCCGTAAAAAGGTTGCGGCCATGATTCGGAAAATATGTCCGCAAATCATTTTCCTCCCTTACTGGGTCGATGCACACCCTGATCATATTCAAGCCACCCAGATCGGTGAGGCTGCCCGATTTTATGCGAAGCTGACTAAGTCAGATATCCCCGGAGAGCCGTGTTATCCGACCCACATCTTTTATTACCTCTGTTCCCATTTCCGACTCCACGTCACCCCCACCTTTATTCTGGACATCAGCAAGGAATTTGAAAAGAAACTCCAGATTGCGCGGGTCTATCAATCCCAGTTTGCTTATGATGACGACCGATGGAAATATATCAGCCGTTCCCTTATCGCAAAGAATCAATATTACGGCAATCTGATCCGCGTCGATTACGGAGAACCCTTTATGAGCCGGGAACAGCTTGGTCTAACGGATATACGTGATGTTCTATCGCAGTAA
- a CDS encoding GNAT family N-acetyltransferase, translated as MIKIRKAKDTDSEDVWNIFHQVVKRGDTFTFDPKSSKENCRSLWMSPPVHTYVAELQNRIRGTYILRKNQPDLGAHVANAAYMVHPETWGQGIGKAMGSHSIKQARKLGFSAIQFNFVVSTNLVAIQLWLKLGFKIVGTVPKAFNHRKLGLIDVYVMHRFV; from the coding sequence ATGATTAAGATAAGGAAGGCAAAGGATACGGATTCTGAAGATGTATGGAATATTTTCCATCAAGTAGTAAAGAGGGGAGATACCTTCACCTTTGATCCAAAGTCAAGCAAGGAAAATTGCAGAAGCCTGTGGATGTCGCCTCCTGTACATACCTATGTTGCGGAATTACAGAATAGAATTCGCGGTACCTATATTCTGAGGAAGAATCAGCCTGATCTGGGCGCCCATGTTGCAAACGCGGCTTATATGGTACATCCTGAAACTTGGGGACAAGGTATCGGCAAGGCTATGGGCAGCCATTCCATAAAACAGGCAAGGAAGCTTGGTTTTTCTGCAATACAATTTAATTTTGTGGTGAGTACTAATCTGGTTGCTATACAGCTATGGCTAAAACTTGGATTTAAGATAGTCGGTACCGTGCCAAAGGCATTTAACCACAGGAAACTCGGCTTGATAGACGTGTATGTAATGCACAGATTTGTGTAA